One window of the Sphingobacteriaceae bacterium genome contains the following:
- the atpD gene encoding F0F1 ATP synthase subunit beta, translated as MAEQSEKNVGRVAQVIGAVVDVEFPSGHLPEIYNSIVIPRDEDDGTGVQTDNSPLVLEVAQHLGNNMVRCIAMASTDGLRRGMKCIDQGTPISVPVGRETLGRMFNVVGEAIDGKEQPKTEKRYPLHRPAPDVADVSPAVEILETGIKVIDLICPFARGGKVGLFGGAGVGKTVLIQELIHNVAYKHGGFSVFAGVGERTREGNDLYLELQESGVLDKTTMVFGQMNEPPGARLRVGLAGLAFAEYFRDEEGQDLLLFIDNIFRFTQAGSEVSALLGRMPSAVGYQPTLATEMGNLQERITTTRRGSITSVQAVYVPADDYTDPAPVTTFAHLDSTVRLERAIVERGIYPAVDPLTSTSRILDPTIVGREHYEVARGVQQVLQRYKDLQDIIAILGMDELSDEDKLTVQRARKIERFLSQPFFVAEVFTGHAGKYCTVEETVHGFKEILEGKHDDLPEAAFLFVGTIDEAVEKAKKLAA; from the coding sequence GTGGCTGAGCAGTCGGAAAAGAACGTCGGCAGGGTGGCCCAGGTCATCGGGGCCGTAGTGGACGTGGAATTCCCCTCGGGTCACCTGCCCGAAATCTACAACTCCATCGTCATCCCGCGGGATGAAGACGACGGGACCGGTGTCCAGACGGACAACAGCCCCCTGGTGCTGGAAGTGGCCCAGCACCTGGGCAACAACATGGTGCGCTGCATCGCCATGGCTTCCACCGACGGCCTGCGCCGCGGCATGAAGTGCATCGACCAGGGCACGCCCATCAGCGTGCCCGTGGGCCGCGAGACCTTGGGCCGCATGTTCAACGTGGTGGGTGAAGCCATCGACGGCAAGGAGCAGCCCAAGACCGAAAAGCGCTACCCCCTCCACCGGCCGGCGCCCGACGTGGCCGACGTCAGCCCGGCGGTGGAGATTCTGGAGACGGGCATCAAGGTCATCGACCTCATCTGCCCCTTCGCCCGGGGCGGCAAGGTCGGCCTCTTCGGCGGCGCCGGTGTAGGCAAGACGGTATTGATCCAGGAACTGATCCACAACGTGGCCTACAAGCACGGCGGCTTCTCCGTCTTCGCCGGCGTAGGCGAGCGCACCCGGGAAGGCAACGACTTGTACTTGGAACTGCAGGAATCGGGCGTCTTGGACAAGACCACCATGGTCTTCGGCCAGATGAACGAGCCGCCCGGGGCCCGGCTGCGGGTAGGCCTGGCCGGGCTGGCCTTCGCCGAGTACTTCCGGGATGAAGAAGGCCAGGACTTGCTGCTGTTCATCGACAACATCTTCCGCTTCACCCAGGCGGGCTCCGAAGTGTCGGCCCTGCTGGGGCGCATGCCCAGCGCCGTAGGCTACCAGCCCACCTTGGCCACCGAGATGGGCAACCTGCAGGAGCGTATCACCACCACCCGCCGGGGCTCCATCACCTCGGTGCAGGCCGTGTACGTGCCCGCCGACGACTACACCGACCCGGCGCCGGTGACCACCTTCGCCCACTTGGACTCCACCGTGCGGCTGGAGCGGGCCATCGTGGAGCGGGGCATCTACCCGGCGGTGGACCCCCTGACCTCCACCTCCCGCATCCTGGACCCGACCATCGTGGGCCGGGAGCACTACGAGGTGGCCCGGGGTGTCCAGCAGGTGCTGCAGCGGTATAAGGACCTGCAGGACATCATCGCCATTCTGGGCATGGACGAGTTGAGCGACGAAGACAAGCTGACGGTACAGCGGGCCCGGAAGATCGAGCGCTTCCTGTCCCAGCCCTTCTTCGTGGCCGAAGTCTTCACCGGTCATGCCGGCAAGTACTGCACCGTCGAAGAAACCGTGCACGGCTTCAAGGAAATTCTTGAAGGCAAGCATGATGATCTGCCGGAAGCCGCCTTCCTCTTCGTCGGCACCATCGATGAAGCGGTGGAGAAGGCCAAGAAACTGGCAGCCTAG
- the atpG gene encoding ATP synthase F1 subunit gamma — MASLRDIRRRRRAVENIKQITRAMYLVASAKMRRTEDQVRSGQPYARKLNDLLGRLAREEMADHPLLVERPVKRSLVVVVTGDRGLAGSYNHNVNRRAEEAVKELEQAGTQVDLYVIGRRGRDYFRRRGYPIKYEVTNLGEEIAFLRARSIARELMDLFMSDQFDEIKMVYTSFVTVVTQDLMVTNLLPLGKDVLGEMGAGGGGDEPEDEAERHLEMVGYIYEPDRQRVFDDLLPKSVEIRVYRMLLEAKASEYAFRMRAMKNATDNAEELIASLTMAYNRARQASITAEIADIVGGAEALRGRV; from the coding sequence ATGGCTTCTCTGCGAGATATCCGGCGGCGCCGCCGCGCCGTTGAAAACATCAAACAAATCACCCGGGCCATGTACCTGGTGGCCAGCGCCAAGATGCGCCGCACCGAGGACCAGGTCCGCTCCGGCCAGCCTTACGCCCGGAAGCTCAACGACCTGCTGGGCCGGCTGGCCCGGGAGGAAATGGCCGATCACCCGCTGCTGGTGGAGCGGCCGGTTAAGCGCTCCTTGGTTGTAGTGGTGACGGGCGACCGGGGCTTGGCGGGCAGCTACAACCACAACGTCAACCGCCGGGCCGAGGAAGCGGTCAAGGAGCTGGAGCAGGCCGGCACCCAGGTGGACCTGTACGTCATCGGCCGCCGCGGCCGGGACTACTTCCGCCGCCGCGGCTACCCCATCAAGTACGAAGTTACCAATTTGGGCGAGGAGATCGCCTTCCTGAGAGCCCGGTCCATCGCCCGGGAACTTATGGACCTGTTCATGTCGGACCAGTTCGACGAAATCAAGATGGTCTACACCAGCTTCGTCACCGTGGTGACCCAGGATTTGATGGTCACCAACCTGCTGCCCCTGGGCAAGGACGTCCTGGGCGAGATGGGGGCCGGGGGCGGCGGCGATGAGCCCGAAGACGAGGCGGAGCGCCACTTGGAAATGGTGGGCTACATCTACGAGCCCGACCGCCAGCGGGTGTTCGACGACCTGCTGCCCAAGTCGGTGGAGATCCGCGTCTACCGCATGCTGTTGGAAGCAAAGGCCAGCGAATATGCTTTCCGGATGCGGGCCATGAAGAACGCAACGGACAACGCAGAAGAACTGATCGCCTCCTTGACCATGGCCTACAACAGGGCACGCCAGGCGTCCATTACGGCGGAAATCGCCGATATTGTCGGCGGCGCCGAGGCCCTCCGGGGGCGCGTCTAA
- the atpA gene encoding F0F1 ATP synthase subunit alpha, with product MSIRPEEITSIIKKQIEAYEGQLQMEDVGTVIQVADGVARIYGLESCMASELLQFSNGVYAVALDLAEDNVGAVILGPYQDIHEGDEVRRTGRIMSVPVGEELLGRVVNPVGEPLDEAGPIDTGVKFRPVESPAPGVIDRQPVDTPLQTGWKAIDSMIPIGRGQRELIIGDRQTGKTSLVVDTIINQKDQDVICVYVAIGQKASTVAGVVDTLKRHGAMDYTIVVSATASQPAPLLWLAPYAGCAMGEYFMYEKHKDVLVVYDDLSKHAWAYREMSLLLRRPPGREAYPGDVFYLHSRLLERSARLKDEIGGGSLTALPIIETQAGDLSAYIPTNVISITDGQIFLEADLFYAGIRPAIDVGRSVSRVGSAAQLKSMRRVSGGLRLDLAQFRELAAFAQFGSDLDRATQAQLARGQRLQEVLKQPERAPLSVPEQVVSIFAGIKGHLDDLEVEQVLPFLDGLLKHLHSLEPEIIKMIDETKDLTEEAEAKLTDAINRYKQVFLGAGEGEEAEAEPA from the coding sequence TTGAGCATCCGTCCCGAAGAAATTACATCCATAATCAAGAAGCAGATCGAGGCCTATGAGGGCCAGCTGCAGATGGAAGATGTGGGCACCGTCATCCAAGTGGCCGACGGTGTCGCCCGCATCTACGGCCTGGAATCGTGCATGGCCAGCGAATTGCTGCAGTTCTCCAACGGCGTCTACGCCGTGGCCTTGGACTTGGCCGAAGACAACGTAGGCGCCGTAATTTTGGGTCCCTACCAGGACATTCACGAGGGCGACGAAGTGCGCCGCACGGGGCGCATCATGTCGGTTCCCGTAGGGGAGGAGCTGCTGGGCCGGGTGGTCAACCCCGTGGGTGAGCCCCTGGACGAAGCGGGCCCCATCGACACCGGCGTCAAGTTCCGCCCTGTGGAATCGCCGGCCCCCGGCGTCATCGACCGCCAGCCGGTGGACACCCCCCTGCAGACGGGGTGGAAGGCCATCGACTCCATGATCCCCATCGGCCGGGGCCAGCGGGAGTTGATCATCGGCGACCGGCAGACGGGCAAGACCTCCCTGGTGGTCGACACCATCATCAACCAGAAGGACCAGGATGTAATCTGCGTCTACGTGGCCATCGGCCAGAAGGCCTCCACCGTGGCGGGCGTGGTCGACACCCTTAAGCGCCACGGGGCCATGGACTACACCATCGTCGTCTCCGCCACCGCCAGCCAGCCGGCGCCCCTGCTGTGGCTGGCGCCCTACGCCGGCTGCGCCATGGGCGAGTACTTCATGTACGAGAAGCATAAGGACGTCCTGGTCGTCTACGACGACTTGTCCAAGCACGCCTGGGCCTACCGGGAGATGTCCCTGCTGCTGCGCCGCCCGCCGGGGCGCGAAGCCTATCCCGGTGACGTGTTCTACCTCCACTCCCGGCTCCTGGAGCGTTCGGCCCGGCTGAAGGATGAGATCGGCGGCGGCTCCCTGACGGCCCTGCCCATCATCGAAACCCAGGCCGGTGACTTGTCGGCCTACATTCCCACCAACGTCATTTCCATTACCGACGGGCAGATCTTCCTGGAGGCCGACCTCTTCTACGCCGGTATCCGCCCCGCCATCGACGTGGGCCGGTCCGTCTCCCGGGTCGGCTCCGCCGCCCAGCTGAAGTCCATGCGGCGGGTTTCCGGCGGTCTGCGCCTGGACTTGGCCCAGTTCCGCGAACTGGCCGCCTTCGCCCAGTTCGGCTCCGACCTGGACCGGGCCACCCAGGCCCAGTTGGCCAGGGGCCAGCGCCTGCAGGAAGTGCTGAAGCAGCCGGAACGGGCCCCCTTGTCGGTGCCGGAGCAGGTAGTATCCATTTTCGCCGGCATCAAGGGGCACCTGGACGACCTGGAAGTGGAGCAGGTTCTTCCCTTCCTGGACGGCCTGCTGAAGCATCTCCATTCCTTGGAGCCCGAAATTATCAAGATGATTGACGAGACCAAGGACTTGACCGAAGAAGCCGAGGCCAAGCTGACCGATGCCATCAACCGGTACAAGCAGGTGTTCCTCGGCGCCGGTGAAGGCGAGGAGGCAGAAGCCGAGCCCGCCTGA
- the atpH gene encoding ATP synthase F1 subunit delta yields the protein MISRGVARRYAGALYLAAAEHGVADEVEKHLGAVVEQLEQQPQLKQLIENRRVPRSQRKDLLLQLAGDEAPALLKNFLQLILDKNRENLLPEFYREYYQTVLTARNIVEAEVITAVDLSDAGLESIRRRLEAVMGKEVRVLPRTDPALVGGVVVRIGDRRLDGSLKRRLAELAQAMAGKGRDQEGVAVP from the coding sequence ATGATTAGCCGCGGCGTGGCCCGCAGGTATGCGGGTGCCCTTTACCTGGCCGCCGCCGAGCACGGCGTGGCCGACGAGGTGGAAAAGCACCTGGGGGCTGTGGTGGAGCAACTGGAGCAGCAGCCCCAGCTGAAGCAGTTGATCGAGAACCGCCGGGTGCCCCGTTCCCAACGCAAGGACCTGCTGCTGCAGCTGGCCGGCGATGAAGCGCCGGCGCTGCTGAAGAATTTCCTGCAGCTCATTCTCGACAAGAACCGGGAAAATCTCCTCCCGGAGTTTTACCGGGAGTACTACCAGACGGTGTTGACGGCCAGAAACATCGTTGAGGCCGAGGTCATCACAGCCGTCGACCTTTCCGATGCCGGCCTGGAGAGCATCCGCCGCCGCCTGGAGGCTGTCATGGGCAAGGAAGTGCGGGTCCTGCCCCGCACCGACCCCGCCCTGGTGGGCGGTGTGGTGGTCCGGATCGGTGATCGCCGCCTGGACGGCAGCCTGAAGCGGCGCCTGGCGGAGTTGGCCCAGGCCATGGCCGGGAAGGGTCGGGACCAGGAAGGAGTGGCGGTGCCTTGA
- the atpF gene encoding F0F1 ATP synthase subunit B gives MDGAYLAAATVEIDLNVLAWAAVNFTLLVVVLARVLWRPVIELLDDRRKEVETNLSQAEQARVEAERLRADYTQQISQAQREAQDIIDKATRAASEQREEILAKAQSEAEELLDRARKTISQERDQAIAELRQEVAMLTIVAAERLLRRSMSDEDHHRLAEEIVAEVVAVND, from the coding sequence GTGGATGGAGCCTACTTGGCGGCGGCCACCGTAGAAATCGATCTGAACGTGCTGGCTTGGGCCGCCGTAAACTTCACCCTGTTGGTGGTGGTCCTGGCCAGGGTCCTCTGGCGGCCGGTCATCGAGCTGCTGGACGACCGGCGCAAGGAAGTGGAGACCAACCTGAGCCAGGCAGAGCAGGCCCGGGTCGAGGCCGAGCGCCTGCGGGCCGACTACACCCAGCAGATCAGCCAGGCCCAGCGGGAGGCCCAGGACATCATCGACAAGGCCACCCGGGCAGCTTCGGAGCAGCGGGAAGAAATACTGGCCAAGGCCCAGTCCGAAGCCGAAGAATTGCTGGACCGGGCCAGGAAGACCATCAGCCAGGAGCGGGACCAGGCCATCGCCGAGCTGCGGCAGGAAGTGGCCATGCTCACCATCGTCGCCGCCGAGCGTCTCCTGCGCCGCAGCATGAGCGACGAAGACCATCACCGCCTGGCAGAAGAAATCGTAGCCGAAGTGGTGGCTGTAAATGATTAG
- a CDS encoding ATP synthase F0 subunit C, which produces MEAIGALGLFGALAVIAIAAAAIGSATSQSRAAVAAFDALWRQPEAGGTIQTSLILTLAFMEALTLFVFLLIFMLSGTIAGAS; this is translated from the coding sequence ATGGAGGCAATCGGTGCACTCGGGCTGTTTGGTGCCCTGGCGGTAATCGCCATCGCCGCAGCAGCCATCGGTTCCGCCACGTCCCAGTCCCGGGCGGCGGTAGCGGCTTTCGACGCCTTGTGGCGCCAGCCTGAGGCGGGGGGTACCATCCAGACCTCACTGATTCTGACCCTGGCGTTCATGGAGGCACTGACCCTGTTCGTGTTCCTCCTGATCTTCATGCTGTCAGGGACCATTGCAGGTGCGTCCTAA
- the atpB gene encoding F0F1 ATP synthase subunit A: MAGTDLLGNFAILATEPDARFWLGPIPVSDAVITMWVIMAVMILASLLLTRRLERIPASRGQALAEVVVEGLLGLVSQQMDGQRARRYVPLLGTVFLFILISNFSGMLPGAGMLPGFLPPTSVWGVTLGLAVVIAVSVQIFGIQTKGLAHFRHLFQPLFLAPIMFILGIVEELVRPFSLSVRLFANVYAGETLLSRLLESIPYGLPLLIMGLELILGAIQALIFTLLSTLYIASATAED, from the coding sequence ATGGCTGGGACGGATTTGCTGGGCAACTTCGCCATCCTGGCTACCGAACCCGACGCCCGTTTCTGGCTGGGACCCATTCCGGTGTCCGACGCCGTCATCACCATGTGGGTCATCATGGCAGTGATGATCCTTGCCAGCTTGCTCCTTACCCGGCGCCTGGAGAGGATCCCCGCGAGCCGCGGCCAGGCGTTGGCCGAAGTGGTGGTGGAGGGGCTGCTGGGTCTCGTAAGCCAGCAGATGGACGGGCAGCGGGCCCGCCGGTACGTACCCCTGCTGGGCACGGTCTTTTTGTTCATCCTTATTTCCAACTTCTCCGGCATGTTGCCGGGCGCAGGCATGCTGCCGGGCTTCCTGCCCCCCACTTCCGTCTGGGGCGTAACCTTGGGCCTGGCCGTCGTCATCGCCGTCTCGGTGCAGATTTTCGGCATTCAAACCAAGGGGCTGGCCCATTTCCGTCACCTGTTCCAGCCCTTGTTCCTGGCGCCCATCATGTTCATCCTCGGCATCGTGGAAGAACTGGTCCGCCCCTTTTCGCTCTCCGTCCGACTTTTTGCTAATGTATATGCCGGTGAGACCCTGCTCTCCAGGTTGCTGGAGTCCATTCCTTACGGTCTCCCGCTGTTGATCATGGGGCTGGAGCTCATTTTGGGCGCCATCCAGGCTTTGATTTTCACCCTGCTGTCGACGCTGTATATTGCATCGGCGACGGCAGAGGATTAA
- a CDS encoding AtpZ/AtpI family protein: MQLALSFAFTFSGAIVMGYVVGGWLDRLWQTAPWLTAAGILLGAASAMTSFMRQWQRMSKNSTRKED; this comes from the coding sequence TTGCAGCTGGCCCTCTCCTTTGCCTTCACTTTCTCAGGGGCCATCGTCATGGGCTACGTGGTGGGCGGCTGGCTCGACCGCCTCTGGCAGACGGCCCCATGGTTGACTGCAGCGGGTATACTGTTGGGGGCTGCTTCTGCCATGACCAGCTTCATGCGGCAATGGCAGCGCATGTCCAAGAACAGTACCCGCAAGGAGGACTAG
- the wecB gene encoding UDP-N-acetylglucosamine 2-epimerase (non-hydrolyzing): MTSIHKVAVVFGTRPEAIKMAPVITALRSHPHLQPLVVVTAQHREMLDQHLRHFAIAPDYDLNIMTHRQGLTDATVRAIQGLAQVFAQERPAVVLVQGDTTTTFAGALAAFHHQIPVGHIEAGLRTYDPYSPFPEEMHRRLTGVLAHLHFAATPAARDNLLREGVSPQRIFVTGNTTIDSLLQTVAGDYVFGDGELAVFLDQARRQGLRLVLVEVHRRENFGPAMVGIWQAIARLVRTRPDIALVASIHRNPEVRGPAQAALEGLPRVHKAEPLPYGDWANLMARSYFMITDSGGLQEEAPSLGVPVLVTREKTERPEAVAAGTVRLVGTDPETIYDEAVRLIEDPAAHRAMAQAANPFGDGRAAERTVAALAYDLGLTEHRPEEFVP; this comes from the coding sequence TTGACATCCATCCATAAGGTAGCTGTCGTTTTCGGCACCCGGCCCGAAGCCATCAAGATGGCTCCCGTCATCACGGCCCTCAGGTCCCATCCCCACCTCCAGCCCCTTGTCGTGGTCACGGCCCAGCACCGGGAAATGCTGGACCAGCACCTGCGCCATTTCGCCATTGCACCCGACTATGACCTGAACATCATGACCCATCGCCAGGGGCTGACCGACGCCACCGTCCGGGCCATCCAAGGGCTGGCGCAAGTCTTTGCCCAGGAGAGGCCCGCCGTGGTGCTGGTGCAGGGGGATACCACCACCACCTTCGCCGGGGCCCTGGCGGCCTTCCACCACCAAATTCCCGTGGGGCACATTGAAGCCGGGCTCCGCACCTACGACCCCTATTCGCCCTTCCCCGAGGAAATGCACCGGCGCCTGACGGGAGTGCTGGCCCACCTTCATTTCGCCGCCACCCCGGCGGCCCGGGACAACCTGCTGCGGGAGGGGGTCTCCCCCCAGCGCATTTTCGTCACGGGCAACACCACCATCGATTCGCTCCTGCAAACGGTGGCGGGCGATTACGTTTTTGGCGACGGGGAGTTGGCCGTCTTTCTGGACCAGGCCCGCCGTCAGGGGCTGAGGCTGGTGCTGGTGGAAGTGCACCGGCGGGAAAACTTCGGCCCGGCCATGGTGGGCATCTGGCAGGCCATCGCCCGCCTGGTCCGGACCAGGCCCGACATCGCCCTGGTGGCCTCCATCCACCGCAACCCCGAAGTCAGGGGGCCCGCCCAGGCAGCCTTGGAGGGCCTGCCCCGGGTGCATAAGGCCGAGCCCTTGCCCTACGGCGACTGGGCCAATTTGATGGCCCGGTCCTACTTCATGATCACCGACTCCGGCGGCCTGCAGGAGGAGGCACCCTCCCTGGGCGTGCCGGTGCTGGTGACCAGGGAAAAGACGGAAAGGCCCGAGGCGGTGGCCGCCGGCACCGTGCGCCTGGTGGGCACCGACCCGGAAACCATATATGATGAAGCCGTGCGGTTGATCGAGGATCCCGCCGCCCACCGGGCCATGGCCCAGGCCGCCAACCCCTTCGGCGACGGCCGGGCGGCGGAGCGCACCGTGGCTGCTCTGGCCTACGACTTGGGCTTGACGGAGCACAGGCCCGAGGAATTCGTTCCCTGA
- a CDS encoding MraY family glycosyltransferase, giving the protein MLLLTPVARRLAIRWNIQAHPVARSVHRTPLPYLGGVAIYLGVAGSLLLTSGWSNPAVRAIVLVGGAVMLLGLWDDARNLKPSVKLLGQIAAGLAVVAMGIRIEWLTNPAGGMVILGAMAAPLTLFWVVALINVMNLIDGLDGLAAGIAGIASLTLMVAAFQTGQTAAAVLLAAVAGGALGFLPYNFNPARIIMGDAGSMFLGFALAVLAVQGMLKGPAALALAVPVLALGLPIADTFLAIVRRLRQGRSISAADREHVHHRLLQLGLSHRDAVIVMYIISGWLGISALAVTNLPTLQGVGVVAFVVVTGYFLAHRLGVLSTRTSHDVKGEQSPGS; this is encoded by the coding sequence GTGTTGCTTTTAACGCCGGTGGCCCGCCGGCTGGCTATACGCTGGAACATCCAGGCCCACCCGGTGGCCCGCAGCGTCCACCGCACCCCGTTGCCCTATTTGGGCGGGGTGGCCATTTACCTGGGGGTGGCCGGCTCCCTGTTGCTGACTTCGGGCTGGTCCAACCCGGCGGTGAGGGCCATCGTCCTGGTGGGCGGCGCCGTGATGCTGCTGGGCCTGTGGGATGACGCCCGGAACTTGAAGCCCTCGGTGAAATTGCTGGGGCAGATCGCCGCCGGGCTGGCGGTGGTGGCCATGGGCATCCGCATCGAATGGCTCACCAACCCGGCGGGCGGCATGGTCATCCTGGGCGCCATGGCTGCGCCCCTCACCCTGTTTTGGGTCGTGGCCCTCATCAACGTTATGAACTTGATCGACGGCCTGGATGGCCTGGCCGCCGGCATCGCCGGCATCGCCTCCTTGACGTTGATGGTGGCCGCCTTCCAGACGGGTCAGACAGCGGCGGCGGTGCTGCTGGCGGCGGTGGCCGGGGGTGCCCTGGGCTTCCTCCCCTACAACTTCAATCCCGCCCGCATCATCATGGGTGATGCCGGCTCCATGTTCCTGGGCTTCGCCCTGGCCGTCCTGGCGGTGCAGGGCATGCTGAAAGGGCCTGCGGCCCTGGCTTTGGCCGTGCCGGTCCTGGCCCTGGGCCTGCCCATCGCCGACACTTTCCTGGCCATCGTGCGCCGCCTGCGGCAAGGCCGTTCCATCTCGGCCGCCGACCGGGAGCATGTCCACCACCGGTTGCTGCAGCTGGGCCTGAGCCACCGGGATGCGGTGATCGTCATGTACATCATCAGCGGCTGGCTGGGCATCAGCGCCTTGGCCGTAACCAACCTGCCCACGCTGCAAGGCGTGGGAGTGGTAGCCTTCGTAGTGGTCACCGGGTACTTTTTGGCCCACCGTCTAGGGGTGCTCTCTACCCGGACAAGCCACGACGTCAAGGGTGAGCAGTCCCCGGGTTCTTGA
- the rpiB gene encoding ribose 5-phosphate isomerase B — MKIAIGSDHAGLALKNQIKEHLLARSYEVVDVGTHTEESCDYPDFALGVGRKVARGEVERGILICGSGIGMSIAANKVPGVRAALCHEPLSARLTRQDNDSNVLTMGARIIGSLMALAVVDAWLAEPFGGGRHQRRVDKIKAIEEQA; from the coding sequence TTGAAAATAGCCATCGGTTCCGATCATGCGGGCCTGGCCTTGAAAAACCAGATCAAGGAGCATCTCCTGGCCCGCAGCTATGAAGTGGTGGATGTAGGCACCCACACCGAAGAATCATGCGACTACCCCGATTTTGCGCTGGGGGTAGGACGGAAGGTTGCCCGCGGCGAAGTCGAGCGGGGCATTCTCATTTGCGGCAGCGGCATCGGCATGAGCATCGCCGCCAACAAGGTGCCGGGGGTACGGGCCGCCTTGTGCCACGAACCCCTGTCGGCCCGGCTGACGCGCCAGGACAACGACAGCAACGTGCTGACCATGGGCGCCCGCATCATCGGGTCCCTCATGGCCCTGGCCGTGGTGGACGCCTGGTTGGCGGAGCCTTTTGGGGGAGGGCGCCATCAGCGCCGGGTGGACAAGATCAAAGCCATCGAGGAGCAGGCCTGA
- a CDS encoding low molecular weight protein arginine phosphatase: MAGEELSFGRHRRPKRILFVCTGNTCRSPMAEILLRDMVAKGEAPELEIRSAGTAAALGSDMSEDAREVLADRGIDTGEFRSQPLTGKLVDWADLILTMTRQHKMEVLMRFPQAWKRVAVLSEWAEPDRWEPFIKEAEELYEEIGRQQAAVRQAQAQEMAELERRRLELRRAEPVNEEELSEVEEALEELGRKVAETGREQRQDLARIEGDLASLEVADPVGQGREAYEATADRLVELLKGLVDRLATPTRRGSGRRGDS; this comes from the coding sequence ATGGCGGGCGAAGAACTTTCCTTCGGGCGGCACCGGCGCCCCAAGCGAATCCTGTTTGTTTGCACCGGCAACACGTGCCGCAGCCCCATGGCCGAAATCCTCCTGCGGGACATGGTGGCGAAAGGTGAAGCGCCGGAATTGGAAATCCGCTCCGCGGGCACGGCCGCGGCGTTGGGTTCCGACATGTCGGAGGATGCCCGGGAGGTGCTGGCGGACCGGGGCATCGACACCGGCGAGTTCCGCAGCCAGCCCTTGACAGGCAAGCTGGTGGACTGGGCCGATCTCATCCTGACCATGACCCGCCAGCATAAGATGGAAGTTTTGATGCGTTTCCCCCAGGCGTGGAAGCGGGTGGCCGTGCTGTCGGAATGGGCCGAGCCCGACCGGTGGGAGCCCTTTATCAAAGAGGCCGAGGAACTGTACGAGGAAATCGGCCGCCAGCAGGCCGCCGTGCGCCAGGCCCAAGCCCAGGAGATGGCCGAACTGGAGCGCCGCCGCCTGGAGCTGCGGCGGGCCGAGCCCGTCAACGAGGAAGAACTGTCGGAAGTGGAAGAGGCCCTGGAAGAACTGGGCCGCAAGGTGGCGGAGACGGGCCGGGAGCAGCGCCAGGATCTGGCCCGCATCGAAGGGGATTTGGCCAGCCTGGAGGTGGCCGATCCCGTGGGGCAGGGCCGGGAGGCCTACGAAGCGACGGCCGACCGCCTGGTGGAACTGCTGAAGGGCTTGGTGGACCGCCTGGCCACACCTACCAGGCGCGGCAGTGGGAGGAGAGGCGACAGTTGA